The Flavobacterium sp. 123 genome contains a region encoding:
- a CDS encoding triple tyrosine motif-containing protein produces MSQIKLNTLLFLLFVTSLLGQVKNIGLPEIRNFKRTDYKGGTQNWNIDQDKNGNLYFANNNGLFQFDGATWRKFPLPNSPDTRCLKIDPSGKIFIGGYSEFGYYKTNSKGKLEYVSLSKLVNKKKIIDFIWKIHLFKNEVIFQSFARIYIYKNNKLKIVEAPNRFQFSFQVKNRLYLQDISAGIVEYKNGKLYPLKGTEIFNNTEIWGMFPLPENKLLIATLNKGLFVYTTEKAIPWDTEANTFIKKNSSLGGVTIKNKFIVLNSVLNGIIICDNNGKIIQHINHKKGLQNNTVLTSFLDNKNNLWLGLDNGIAFINENSPFTYFGFSYDLSTVYASVIHNGNLYVATNQGVFYHTWKTPFREDNFSLVEGTTGQAWNIQVIDGQLICGNNNGALIIEGNRSVKTLDTRGYFGFKKIPNHPNHIIGSNYNGFAIFEKSANGLKFLNQISGFDKPSSSFEIDKSYLWLKKDDLIYQMTISDDLKKFQIIKTYPNLSNSIKGIGSIQTLNNVVYFQSQNHFYRYSQEQDLFFEDKKMTELFKNIPKVFALSQDSTGNIWYIFKESLGVLLKTSNGKYTNSIAPFSSLTGNLVNNYMSVNTIGPKNIFIGLTDGLAHYDSQLSNNSATKPVAFIRSFSYPGETLMFGNSKNTLEIPKIPYKSNRVKFTFSSPSYENLDNIEFSYQLEGFDDKWSNWSPISIKEYTNLREGDYKMNLKVRNSYGIQSEITQVPFTISPPWYRHFIAYFFYIILIIATTHFIRNRIKTKIRKNKYYETIEQRRLYLEKESKIRQEQYDLEKEIERLKNDKLQIKILSKDKELVNNTLQVVKKNKILNGIIHKLKDINVDSLDESTKFQFNKLNKSIVKEVNTDKSWKDLEKHIKNVHFEFLKRLKEKHPTISPRELDLSTYLLMNMSTKEIAEIMNISGGGVELARYRLRKKLGLNKKENLIGFLMSI; encoded by the coding sequence ATGAGTCAAATAAAATTAAACACTCTCTTATTTCTATTATTTGTAACATCCCTTTTGGGTCAAGTCAAAAACATTGGACTTCCTGAAATCAGAAATTTCAAAAGAACTGATTATAAAGGAGGCACTCAAAACTGGAATATTGACCAAGATAAAAATGGGAATTTATATTTTGCCAACAACAATGGCTTATTCCAATTTGATGGAGCAACATGGCGGAAATTTCCTTTACCAAACTCCCCTGATACGCGATGTTTAAAAATTGACCCCTCAGGGAAAATTTTTATTGGTGGATATAGCGAATTTGGATACTATAAAACAAATTCAAAAGGCAAACTAGAATATGTTTCGTTATCAAAACTGGTAAACAAGAAAAAAATAATTGATTTTATATGGAAAATACACCTTTTTAAAAACGAAGTTATTTTTCAATCATTTGCTAGAATTTACATATACAAAAACAACAAACTAAAGATAGTTGAGGCTCCTAATCGATTCCAATTTTCTTTTCAGGTAAAAAACCGTCTCTATCTTCAGGATATTTCTGCTGGAATTGTAGAATATAAAAATGGTAAACTATATCCATTAAAAGGCACCGAAATATTTAACAATACTGAAATTTGGGGAATGTTTCCTTTACCTGAAAACAAGCTACTTATAGCTACATTAAACAAAGGGCTTTTTGTTTACACTACTGAAAAGGCAATCCCTTGGGATACTGAGGCAAATACTTTTATCAAAAAGAACAGTTCATTAGGAGGTGTAACAATCAAAAACAAATTCATCGTATTAAACTCTGTACTGAATGGAATCATTATTTGTGACAACAATGGAAAAATAATCCAACATATCAATCATAAAAAAGGCCTTCAGAACAATACTGTTCTTACCTCTTTCTTGGACAACAAAAACAATCTCTGGTTAGGTCTTGATAACGGGATTGCTTTTATAAATGAAAATTCGCCTTTTACTTACTTTGGTTTTAGTTATGATTTAAGCACTGTTTACGCATCAGTTATACATAATGGCAATTTATATGTAGCCACTAATCAAGGCGTTTTTTATCACACATGGAAGACTCCTTTTAGAGAAGATAATTTTTCTTTAGTCGAAGGAACAACAGGGCAAGCATGGAACATACAGGTAATTGACGGACAATTGATTTGCGGAAATAATAACGGAGCTTTAATAATTGAAGGCAATCGTTCCGTTAAAACGCTAGACACGAGAGGCTACTTTGGATTCAAAAAAATACCAAACCACCCCAATCACATCATTGGTTCTAATTATAATGGTTTTGCCATTTTTGAAAAATCAGCAAATGGTTTAAAATTTCTAAATCAAATAAGTGGTTTTGACAAACCGTCGAGCTCTTTTGAGATTGACAAATCCTATTTATGGTTAAAAAAAGATGATTTGATTTACCAAATGACTATTTCAGATGATTTAAAAAAATTCCAAATAATCAAAACATACCCAAATCTATCCAATTCAATCAAAGGTATTGGTAGCATTCAAACTTTAAACAATGTTGTTTATTTTCAATCGCAAAACCATTTCTATAGATACTCTCAAGAACAGGATTTGTTTTTTGAAGACAAAAAAATGACTGAATTATTTAAAAATATCCCGAAAGTATTTGCTTTATCACAAGATTCTACAGGCAACATATGGTATATCTTCAAGGAATCACTAGGAGTCTTATTAAAAACTAGCAATGGAAAATATACAAATAGCATTGCTCCTTTTTCAAGCTTAACTGGCAATTTAGTCAATAATTACATGTCTGTTAATACTATCGGTCCAAAGAACATTTTTATTGGATTAACCGATGGATTAGCCCATTATGATTCTCAGCTTTCGAATAATTCTGCTACAAAGCCCGTTGCATTTATCCGAAGTTTTTCATATCCAGGAGAAACATTGATGTTTGGTAATAGCAAAAATACACTTGAAATACCAAAAATCCCATACAAATCAAACCGAGTAAAGTTCACTTTTTCTTCTCCAAGTTATGAAAACTTAGACAATATTGAATTTTCATATCAATTAGAAGGATTTGATGACAAGTGGAGTAACTGGTCTCCAATCTCAATTAAAGAATATACTAACTTACGTGAAGGTGATTACAAAATGAATTTAAAAGTAAGAAACAGCTACGGAATTCAATCTGAAATCACGCAAGTCCCATTTACAATTTCGCCTCCTTGGTACAGACATTTTATTGCTTATTTTTTCTATATCATATTAATTATTGCCACAACTCATTTTATTAGAAATAGAATAAAAACCAAAATAAGAAAAAATAAGTATTACGAAACCATAGAACAAAGAAGGCTTTATCTTGAAAAAGAATCAAAAATCAGACAAGAGCAATATGATTTAGAAAAAGAAATCGAACGATTAAAAAATGACAAGCTTCAAATAAAAATTTTATCAAAAGACAAAGAGCTAGTTAACAATACTTTACAAGTAGTTAAGAAAAATAAAATCTTAAATGGAATTATCCATAAACTAAAAGATATTAATGTAGATTCATTAGACGAATCAACAAAATTTCAATTTAACAAATTAAACAAAAGCATTGTAAAAGAGGTTAATACAGACAAAAGTTGGAAAGATTTAGAGAAACACATTAAGAATGTTCACTTTGAATTTTTAAAGCGATTGAAAGAAAAACATCCTACAATTTCTCCCCGCGAATTAGATTTATCGACTTACTTATTAATGAATATGTCTACAAAAGAAATCGCAGAAATTATGAATATATCTGGCGGTGGAGTTGAGTTAGCGCGCTACCGACTTCGAAAAAAATTAGGCCTTAATAAGAAAGAAAATCTAATTGGCTTTTTGATGAGTATATAA